DNA from Streptomyces sp. Edi4:
GCCGACCGCCGCCTTGCTCCACCCCGAACAGCTCTGGCCCGAGGCGGGAGAAACGTCCCTTCTGATCGGCAGCCGCATCGTTCCCGTTCTCCTCCTCCTGGCCCTCGGAGCAGCGGCCGGCATCGTGTGGGCCCGGCACAAGAACCGCAGCGGCGGCCGACAGAAAAAGATCACCGACATGGCCAAGGCTCGGGATATCGAGCCGCTGATGGCCAAGGCGATCACCGCCAAGGCCCGCTCCCTGCGCCCGAGCCTGAAGGACGCCAAGCACATCGACGCGAACGACACCGGCATCCTGCTCGGCAACATCCAAGGCAGCCGCCACGAGGTACGGATGGGGTTCGAGGACGTCGCCGTTGCGATCATGGCCCCCCGCTCCGGCAAGACCACCTCGCTGGCCATCCCCTCCATCCTCGCCGCGCCCGGCCCGGTCCTGCTGACCTCGAACAAAGCCGCAGGCGATGCCTTCACCACCGCCTACGACGCCCGGGCGGAGGTGGGGCAGGTGTGGACCATGGACCCGCAGCAGATCGCCCACGCTGCCCGTGAGATGTGGTGGAACCCCCTCGCCAGCGCGACCACTCTGGACGGGGCGAACCGGCTGGCCGGCCACTTCCTCGCCGCCTCGGTGGACGCTTCGCAGCAGGGCGACTTCTGGTCCAAGGCCGGCAGCAACATCCTCTCCCAGCTACTGCTGGCAGCAGCCCTCGACGAGCGGCCGATCACCGACATCATGCAGTGGCTCGCCTTCCCGGCCGACCGCACCCCGCTCGACATCCTCCGCGACCACGGCTTCGCCGCCGTCGCCGCCCAGCTCAAGGGGACCGTGGAGGGACCACCGGAGACGCGTGACGGCATCTACGAGACCGCCCGCCAGTACGCCGCCGCCCTGCTCAACTCCGAGATCGCGGCCTGGGTGACGCCACAGAAGGACGTCCCCGAGTTCCGGCCCGCCGACTTCGTCACGTCCACGGACACGCTGTTCCTGCTGAGCAAGGACGGCGGCGGCGGAGCCTCGGCGTTGATCGCCGCGTGCGCGGACTCCGTGATGCGCGCCGCGACCGCACAAGCCGAGCGCGCCGGCGGACGCCTCGACCCGCCAATGCTCGCGATCCTCGACGAGGCCGCCAACGTCTGTAAAATCTCGGACCTTCCGGACTTGTACTCCCACCTCGGAAGCCGCGGCATCATCCCGATCACGATCCTCCAGAGCTACCGCCAGGGCCAGAAAGTCTGGGGAGACGCCGGCATGGACGCCATGTGGTCCGCCTCCACCGTGAAGGTCATCGGCTCCGGCATCGATGATCCGGACTTCGCGGACAAACTGTCCCGTCTGATTGGCGACCACGACGTGGAGACCACGTCGACCTCGCATTCGGAGTCCGGCAAGTCGACCTCGGTCAGCATGCGGCAGCAGCGGATCCTGCCCGCCGACGCGATCCGCGCCCTGCCCAAGGGCACCGCCCTGTGCTTCGCCACCGGCATGCGCGCCGCCATGCTCGACCTGCGCCCCTGGTATCTCGAACCCGGCGCCGCCGAACTGTCCGCCGCCTCCGCCCGCGCCTCGAAGGGCATCACCGAGCGCGCCGTCGCCAAGGCCGCCCCGAAGCAGACCGACTTCGGCAAGGCCGCGTGACCGCCTCCGCTCGCCCCCTCCCGCTCCCGCTCTCTCCTGCCTCGAAGGATCCGCCCATTACTCCCACCAACATCGCCGAGTTCGCACGCGGCCTCGCGCTGCATCTGCCCGGCGACTGGGCTGCTGACGTAGAAAGCCACACTGACCCAGTTCTGCGATCCGGCCTCATCGGCCGCGTGTGGACCCCGTACGACGCCCGCCCCTCACTCGCCCGGTTCGGCCCTGTCACGGATGCCGTGCTAGCCGGCCCGAGTGGGCAGGCCCTCTATCTGCTTCCGCACCGGACCGGCCGCGTGCTGGTCTGCCCGCTCATCCCCGGCGGCCTGCACGAGGACCTCGCCGACCGCGTTCCCGCGCCTCCGTCTATCGCGGTGCCCCCCGTCCCGGTCCGCGCCGCCTGGCGGTTGCGGGAACGGCTGCTCCCGCACTACATCCACGCCCGCAACGAGGCCCTTCGCGCACAGCGAGCGGCCCGAGCCCGCCCGGACGTGCCTCACCACCCCCTTGCGCCAAGCCTGCCCGCCGCAGTACCGGTGCCCGCCCCGGCCGCACAGCATCCTCGTCGGGCGTGATCCAACCGCCAGTCGAGGGCCTGCTGTTCGACGTGCTGCCGCCCGCCGCGGCCGGGCTGGCACACGCCATCCCGGCCGCGGACCGACCTCGGGACCGAGCAGATCGCCCGCACCCTCTGGCAAGCCCCTGACGGGACACGCTCATGGGCACCTACGAATCCCACGACCTCGACGCCATGACGCCCACCGCAGCACTGAACGCAGTCATCGCCGACGTCCGCTCCCACCCGGTCAGCGCCGGACCGACGGCAGCACGCGGAGAGACCGCTTCGCGCCGGGCCCGCTGATCTTCACCGCAACCAGAGATCGGGGGCGCCGAGAAGGCAGCGAAGAAGCACCGCCGGATCCTGCACCCGGCCCCTCCCTGGAGAACCATGTCTCTCATAGACATCCCCGATGTGTTCATCGGGTCCACCGACGATGGGCATACCTTCGTCGCCCTCAACCGCCGTATCCGCGATGCCGACCGTCTGCTGACCGAGGCCGGGTTCACCGCTCGCGAGCACCTCGGCCGCACGGTCTATCTGCTCCCACCGGGAACTGCCCAGGACGCACACGAGCGCGCCGGCGCCGCGATGTACGGACTCCTGGCCCACACCCACGACCTTGTCGACCTCTCCTGGACGACGCGCTGGAGCCCGGACACTCCCGTGTCCGAACCGGAAATCCGTTTCCAGTTCACCGACGACACCGTGGCCGCGACAGCCGGGACCGACGCCGCCCGCTCCCTGCTGGAGCTGCACGGTTTCACCCTCGCGGTAGACGGCTCCGACCACCAGCCGCCGCCTGGGCTCGACCACGGCGGCCTGCTCGGCGCCGTCACGCGCGCTGAGGCACACGCTTACACCCACGGCCTCGGTGTTCGCGTCGGCCTCAACATCCCCGACCCGCAGGCCATCCCGGCCGCACCCCGCCGCACCTCAACTGCCGTTCCCGGCCCACCGGCCACGCCTGCTGCCCGTCGTCGCGCCCGCTGATCTCCGCCACCGCATCCCCACCCTCTACCACGCAATACGCAGCGAGCGGTTGGTGCCACCAAAACCCCCTGGCGGACCTCCACTCCACGACCACCCAGGAGAACGACCTGACATCCGCACCCCAGCACCTCCACGTCGAGTCCGAGATTCACCAGCAAGTGGCTCTCCTCGCCCGCGCATTGGGGCTCACCGCCGGCGAGACCATCGCTCACCTGCTCCACCTCTACGCCCAACCCGCGTCCGAGACACCAGTCCGCGCCGGGACGCTCACCCCCGTCTACGCCATCTACCAGCACAGGCGCATCGAGGGACACTTCGACCGTTCCACCGGCTCCTTGAGCATCCCCGCAGGCCCTGGAGCGGGCCAGTACAAGACCCCCAGCGGTGCCGCTCGCGCCGTCATCACAGCGCTGCGCCCACAGGTCTCGCCCATCCGTACCGGATGGACGTTCTGGCGCCTTGCCGAAACTGGCGCCCACCTTGAAGTCCTCCGCAGCTCCACCGCTCACACCAGCACCCCCACGAGGCCGCCTGCGCTGCCGCCCTCCAGCACAGTCGCAGCCACGCCACGCACCCGCTGACCCGCATCCAGCATCGGTCCACCCCGGGAACGCACGGTCGCCTGAATCCGCAGCCCGTCCGATCCGCGAAGTCGCGCACCCAATTGACTCCGGCCTCGGACGCCTCAGCCCTGGCCCGTCGCCCGCGCTGCCCGGCACCCCGCCCGCCCCTTCACCACGCGGATCACCGCGCCCTCACCCCTGGAATTCTATGAGTACCCCCACCCTGAAAATCATTTCGCTAGGTGCGGGAGTTCAGTCCAGCACCCTGCTTGCCCTTTCAGCCGAGGGAATCCTCCCCAAGGTCGACTACGCGATTTTCGCCGATACCGGCTGGGAGCCCGAGGCTGTTTACTCTCACCTGGACCGCCTGGAAAGAGAGATAGCAAAACCTGCCGGCATACCAGTCTTCCGCGTCTCATCCGGAAACATTCGCAGCGATGCATTGAACCCCGATCACCGGTTCGCCTCCATGCCTCTCCACATTCTCAATCAGGACGGGCGACCTGGAATGACCCGACGGCAGTGCACCGGCGAGTATAAGGTAAAGCCAATAAAGCAGAAGGTTCGCGATCTGCTTGGATACCCCTATCCCGCACGCATTCCGAAGGGCGTGTTCGTCGAACAATGGGTCGGAATCTCGACCGATGAATTCCATCGCGCGAAGGACGCAGACGTCAAGTACATGCGCAATCGGCACCCCCTTCTGGACATGTCCTGGAGCAGGGCCGACTGTGTGCGATACCTGACCTCACTCGGCCTCGCCGACACGCCGAAGTCGAGTTGTCTGGGATGCCCGTTCCACGGAAATGCGCAGTGGAGGCATATCAGGGACACCTCTCCTTCCGAGTGGGCGGACGTCGTCGAATTCGACACGGCCATCCGGCAGGGAAATGCCCGCGCCAATGCGTCGGGCAGCCGACTGCTCGGCGAGGCGTTCTTGCACCGCTCCCGCGTCCCGCTGAGCCAGGCGCCGATCGACCACGTCACCGCCGCCGAACGGGCCGCCCTGCGCATCGGAGCGGACGAGGCCGACGTCCTGGAGAACGGCGTCGAGGACGGCTGCTCGCCCTGGGCGTGCCGCGGCGGCGCCGACGCGCTGGCGCAGGACGACTTCGGGCTTGCCACGTGATACTCGACCTCTTCGCGGGGCCGGGCGGCTGGAGCAGGGCACTGCACGTCCTGGGCGTGCGTGACGTCGGGCTGGAATGGGACCAGTGGGCGTGCAAGACCCGTTCTGCGGCAGGACAGTTGACCATCCGGACCGATGTGGCCATGTATCCGACCTGGCCTTTCGTCGGCCGCACGCGCGGCGTGATCGCCTCGCCGCCGTGTCAGGCGTGGAGCATGGCCGGCAAGCGCCTCGGTCTGCTCGACCAGCCGCTGGTGCACGCGGCGGTCGAAGACCTGGCCGCCGGCCGCGACACCCGCGAGCGTCTCCTCGCCGCCTGCCGCGACGAGCGTTCCCTGCTCGCCGCCGAGCCGATGCGCTACCTCTACGCCCTGAACACGGTCGGCGAGCCCGACTGGGTCGCCATGGAGGAAGTACCGGACGTCCTGCCCCTGTGGAAGCAGTACGCGGCCGTCCTGCGCGGGTGGGGATTCTCCGT
Protein-coding regions in this window:
- a CDS encoding TraM recognition domain-containing protein, with translation MPPSSNSSTDGYDLVLRLLLGVLAIVVPLSHLAWLCGNITAYLSGAAWAPYQPTAALLHPEQLWPEAGETSLLIGSRIVPVLLLLALGAAAGIVWARHKNRSGGRQKKITDMAKARDIEPLMAKAITAKARSLRPSLKDAKHIDANDTGILLGNIQGSRHEVRMGFEDVAVAIMAPRSGKTTSLAIPSILAAPGPVLLTSNKAAGDAFTTAYDARAEVGQVWTMDPQQIAHAAREMWWNPLASATTLDGANRLAGHFLAASVDASQQGDFWSKAGSNILSQLLLAAALDERPITDIMQWLAFPADRTPLDILRDHGFAAVAAQLKGTVEGPPETRDGIYETARQYAAALLNSEIAAWVTPQKDVPEFRPADFVTSTDTLFLLSKDGGGGASALIAACADSVMRAATAQAERAGGRLDPPMLAILDEAANVCKISDLPDLYSHLGSRGIIPITILQSYRQGQKVWGDAGMDAMWSASTVKVIGSGIDDPDFADKLSRLIGDHDVETTSTSHSESGKSTSVSMRQQRILPADAIRALPKGTALCFATGMRAAMLDLRPWYLEPGAAELSAASARASKGITERAVAKAAPKQTDFGKAA